In Zonotrichia leucophrys gambelii isolate GWCS_2022_RI chromosome 12, RI_Zleu_2.0, whole genome shotgun sequence, a single genomic region encodes these proteins:
- the CNBP gene encoding CCHC-type zinc finger nucleic acid binding protein isoform X3, which yields MSSNECFKCGRTGHWARECPTGMGRGRGMRSRGRGFQFMSSSLPDICYRCGESGHLAKDCDLQEDEACYNCGRGGHIAKDCKEPKREREQCCYNCGKPGHLARDCDHADEQKCYSCGEFGHIQKDCTKVKCYRCGETGHVAINCSKTSEVNCYRCGESGHLARECTIEATA from the exons ATGAGCAGCAACGAGTGCTTCAAGTGTGGCCGTACTGGGCACTGGGCCCGGGAGTGCCCCACTGGCATGGGCCGTGGCCGTGGCATGAGGAGCCGTGGCAGAG GCTTCCAGTTCATGTCTTCGTCTCTGCCGGATATCTGTTACCGCTGTGGTGAGTCTGGCCATCTTGCCAAGGACTGTGACCTTCAGGAGGAT GAAGCCTGCTATAACTGCGGTAGAGGTGGCCACATTGCGAAGGACTGCAAGGAGCCCaagagggagagggagcagtGCTGCTACAACTGTGGCAAGCCCGGCCACCTGGCCCGCGACTGCGACCACGCAGACGAGCAGAAGTGCTATTCTTGTGGAGAGTTTGGGCACATTCAAAAAGACTGCACCAAAGTGAAATGCTATAG GTGTGGTGAAACTGGCCATGTAGCCATCAACTGCAGCAAGACCAGCGAAGTCAACTGCTACCGCTGCGGCGAGTCAGGGCACCTTGCACGGGAATGCACAATTGAAGCTACAGcctaa
- the CNBP gene encoding CCHC-type zinc finger nucleic acid binding protein isoform X4 has product MSSNECFKCGRTGHWARECPTGMGRGRGMRSRGRGFQFMSSSLPDICYRCGESGHLAKDCDLQEDACYNCGRGGHIAKDCKEPKREREQCCYNCGKPGHLARDCDHADEQKCYSCGEFGHIQKDCTKVKCYRCGETGHVAINCSKTSEVNCYRCGESGHLARECTIEATA; this is encoded by the exons ATGAGCAGCAACGAGTGCTTCAAGTGTGGCCGTACTGGGCACTGGGCCCGGGAGTGCCCCACTGGCATGGGCCGTGGCCGTGGCATGAGGAGCCGTGGCAGAG GCTTCCAGTTCATGTCTTCGTCTCTGCCGGATATCTGTTACCGCTGTGGTGAGTCTGGCCATCTTGCCAAGGACTGTGACCTTCAGGAGGATG CCTGCTATAACTGCGGTAGAGGTGGCCACATTGCGAAGGACTGCAAGGAGCCCaagagggagagggagcagtGCTGCTACAACTGTGGCAAGCCCGGCCACCTGGCCCGCGACTGCGACCACGCAGACGAGCAGAAGTGCTATTCTTGTGGAGAGTTTGGGCACATTCAAAAAGACTGCACCAAAGTGAAATGCTATAG GTGTGGTGAAACTGGCCATGTAGCCATCAACTGCAGCAAGACCAGCGAAGTCAACTGCTACCGCTGCGGCGAGTCAGGGCACCTTGCACGGGAATGCACAATTGAAGCTACAGcctaa
- the CNBP gene encoding CCHC-type zinc finger nucleic acid binding protein isoform X2: MSSNECFKCGRTGHWARECPTGMGRGRGMRSRGRAGFQFMSSSLPDICYRCGESGHLAKDCDLQEDACYNCGRGGHIAKDCKEPKREREQCCYNCGKPGHLARDCDHADEQKCYSCGEFGHIQKDCTKVKCYRCGETGHVAINCSKTSEVNCYRCGESGHLARECTIEATA; this comes from the exons ATGAGCAGCAACGAGTGCTTCAAGTGTGGCCGTACTGGGCACTGGGCCCGGGAGTGCCCCACTGGCATGGGCCGTGGCCGTGGCATGAGGAGCCGTGGCAGAG CAGGCTTCCAGTTCATGTCTTCGTCTCTGCCGGATATCTGTTACCGCTGTGGTGAGTCTGGCCATCTTGCCAAGGACTGTGACCTTCAGGAGGATG CCTGCTATAACTGCGGTAGAGGTGGCCACATTGCGAAGGACTGCAAGGAGCCCaagagggagagggagcagtGCTGCTACAACTGTGGCAAGCCCGGCCACCTGGCCCGCGACTGCGACCACGCAGACGAGCAGAAGTGCTATTCTTGTGGAGAGTTTGGGCACATTCAAAAAGACTGCACCAAAGTGAAATGCTATAG GTGTGGTGAAACTGGCCATGTAGCCATCAACTGCAGCAAGACCAGCGAAGTCAACTGCTACCGCTGCGGCGAGTCAGGGCACCTTGCACGGGAATGCACAATTGAAGCTACAGcctaa
- the CNBP gene encoding CCHC-type zinc finger nucleic acid binding protein isoform X1, whose translation MSSNECFKCGRTGHWARECPTGMGRGRGMRSRGRAGFQFMSSSLPDICYRCGESGHLAKDCDLQEDEACYNCGRGGHIAKDCKEPKREREQCCYNCGKPGHLARDCDHADEQKCYSCGEFGHIQKDCTKVKCYRCGETGHVAINCSKTSEVNCYRCGESGHLARECTIEATA comes from the exons ATGAGCAGCAACGAGTGCTTCAAGTGTGGCCGTACTGGGCACTGGGCCCGGGAGTGCCCCACTGGCATGGGCCGTGGCCGTGGCATGAGGAGCCGTGGCAGAG CAGGCTTCCAGTTCATGTCTTCGTCTCTGCCGGATATCTGTTACCGCTGTGGTGAGTCTGGCCATCTTGCCAAGGACTGTGACCTTCAGGAGGAT GAAGCCTGCTATAACTGCGGTAGAGGTGGCCACATTGCGAAGGACTGCAAGGAGCCCaagagggagagggagcagtGCTGCTACAACTGTGGCAAGCCCGGCCACCTGGCCCGCGACTGCGACCACGCAGACGAGCAGAAGTGCTATTCTTGTGGAGAGTTTGGGCACATTCAAAAAGACTGCACCAAAGTGAAATGCTATAG GTGTGGTGAAACTGGCCATGTAGCCATCAACTGCAGCAAGACCAGCGAAGTCAACTGCTACCGCTGCGGCGAGTCAGGGCACCTTGCACGGGAATGCACAATTGAAGCTACAGcctaa
- the ISY1 gene encoding pre-mRNA-splicing factor ISY1 homolog isoform X1: protein MARNAEKAMTALARFRQAQLEEGKVKERRPFLASECNELPKAEKWRRQIIGEISKKVAQIQNAGLGEFRIRDLNDEINKLLREKGHWEYRIKELGGPDYARIGPKMLDHEGKEVPGNRGYKYFGAAKDLPGVRELFEKEPLPPPRKTRAELMKDIDAEYYGYRDEDDGILEPLEQEHEKKVIAEAVEKWKMEREARLARGEEEEEENIYAVHEEESDEEGGKEREGEDGQQKFIAHVPVPTQQEIEEALVRRKKMELLQKYASETLLAQSEEAKTLLGL from the exons ATG GCTCGAAACGCGGAGAAGGCCAT GACGGCCTTGGCAAGGTTTCGGCAAGCCCAGCTTGAGGAAGGAAAAGTCAAG GAGCGAAGGCCTTTCCTTGCCTCAGAGTGCAATGAGCTGCCCAAAGCTGAGAAATGGAGGAGACAG ATCATTGGGGAGATTTCCAAGAAAGTGGCACAGATCCAAAATG CTGGATTGGGTGAATTCAGAATTCGGGACCTGAACGATGAAATAAACAAACTCCTGAGGGAGAAAGGACACTGGGAATACAGAAtaaaggagctgggagggccAGATTATGCT aggATTGGCCCAAAAATGTTAGATCATGAAGGGAAAGAGGTTCCAGGAAACAGAGGCTACAAATACTTTGGGGCTGCAAAGGATCTGCCAGGAGTAAGAGAGCTTTTTGAGAAGGAAC ccctgccacccccacGGAAGACTCGGGCTGAGCTGATGAAGGACATTGATGCTGAGTACTATGGCTACAGGGATGAGGATGATGGGATCCTGGAGCCCCTGGAACAGGAGCATGAGAAGAAAG TTATAGCAGAAGCAGTGGAAAAAtggaagatggagagagaagcACGACTTGCAAgaggcgaggaggaggaggaagaaaacatCTATGCTGTCCACGAGGAAGAG tCTGATGAGGAAGGTGGCAAGGAGAGAGAAGGTGAAGATGGCCAACAGAAATTTATTGCACATGTTCCAGTGCCAACTCAGCAGGAG ATTGAGGAAGCTCTTGTACGAAGGAAgaagatggagctgctgcagaagtaCGCCAGTGAAaccctgctggcacagagcgAGGAGGCCAAGACCCTGCTGGGCTTGTAA